In Prunus dulcis chromosome 2, ALMONDv2, whole genome shotgun sequence, a single genomic region encodes these proteins:
- the LOC117620225 gene encoding uncharacterized protein SYNPCC7002_A1590, whose product MALSSFSIKFGSISCPYENLRNGTSPRLKLKHVLFAFASPKPSLHISADLTPKARFVARRTESVSVPQLQRPLSEYMSLPASQYSVLDAERIERVDENTFRCYVYRFKFFAFEVCPVLLVRVEEQPNGSCIKLLSCKLDGSPIAVAQNDKFDAFMVNQISCTSNQSNSSLQQLRSDTVIEVSIEIPFAFRAIPAQAIESSGTQVLQQILRIMLPRFMSQLVRDYRAWASGDRSRQPLGTGEI is encoded by the exons atggcacTGAGCTCgttctctataaaatttggtTCCATTTCGTGTCCGTACGAAAATCTGAGGAACGGGACGTCTCCGAGACTGAAACTCAAACATGTGCTTTTCGCTTTCGCTTCCCCGAAACCCTCGCTTCATATTTCGGCCGATTTGACACCGAAAGCGCGCTTCGTCGCTCGGCGAACCGAATCGGTATCGGTTCCGCAGCTCCAGCGGCCTCTAA GTGAGTATATGAGCTTACCGGCGAGTCAATACTCGGTTTTAGATGCAGAGAGGATCGAGAGAGTTGATGAGAATACATTCAGGTGCTATGTGTATAGGTTCAAGTTCTTTGCATTTGAGGTTTGCCCTGTTCTTCTGGTTAGAGTCGAAGAGCAGCCCAATGGCAGTTGCATTAAGCTCTTGTCCTGCAAG CTTGATGGCTCACCCATCGCGGTTGCGCAGAACGACAAGTTTGATG CTTTTATGGTGAATCAAATATCGTGCACTAGCAACCAAAGCAACTCCTCACTACAGCAACTCAGATCAGATACTGTCATTGAG GTGAGCATTGAGATTCCTTTTGCATTTCGTGCAATCCCAGCACAAGCTATTGAATCATCCGGGACCCAAGTCCTTCaacaaatattaagaattatGCTTCCCAGGTTTATGTCGCAG CTTGTGAGAGATTATCGAGCATGGGCTTCTGGTGATAGATCAAGGCAGCCTCTTGGCACTGGTGAGATATGA
- the LOC117620097 gene encoding uncharacterized protein LOC117620097 — protein sequence MDVKALAKSNRAHAQRHSKKHHPNQKAKAPAVDGGKASDAGPAKKPLGKQVKEKTNPIHGASALPTNWDRYEEEFEAGSEEPAGDGLNRAPDVAVPMSKGADYRHLIAEAQAQSELTIYSDPFPSLDNVLPGDWNEGIGSMLSVRGESILSRIGDDNFVVKDKTAAHHEVSFLSLNLHALAEQLEKIALPERLFIEAELLPPELHVEGQEATCSQSSDPMQATCNEEATRGMPEESISEKVQVADHDIEITISGSTGSGHPDPILPNLGSVSVIQGNIDPSKLGKSDYQSKLSESETQFSVKSFEASTAEAELDMLLDSFGETKINDSSGFSSVKTVSVQEAAFMAPLQLPRKAPDSSILATANFDDELDDLINETSIQIRQSGPSQAQKERAVHEFRSSHSGGTKSEEHDDFDSWLDTI from the exons ATGGACGTCAAGGCTTTAGCGAAATCAAATAGGGCTCACGCTCAGCGCCATAGTAAAAAGCATCATCCAAATCAGAAAGCAAAAGCTCCCGCGGTAGATGGCGGGAAGGCAAGCGACGCCGGACCTGCAAAGAAGCCATTGGGCAAGCAAGTTAAGGAGAAAACAAATCCTATACATGGTGCCTCTGCACTCCCCACGAATTGGGATCGTTACGAGGAAGAATTCGAAGCAGGTTCCGAAGAGCCAGCAGGTGATGGGCTGAATAGAGCCCCTGATGTTGCTGTGCCAATGAGTAAAGGTGCAGACTATCGTCATCTGATTGCCGAGGCTCAGGCTCAGTCTGAgctaaccatttattcagacCCATTTCCTTCCTTGGATAATGTTCTACCTG GGGACTGGAATGAGGGGATAGGATCTATGCTTTCGGTCAGGGGTGAGAGTATTCTATCGAGGATTGGAGATGATAATTTTGTTGTGAAGGATAAGACTGCTGCACATCATGAG GTGTCATTTCTCTCCTTGAATTTGCATGCTCTTGCAGAACAACTGGAAAAGATAGCCTTACCCGAAAGGCTTTTCATCGAAGCAGAACTATTGCCACCAGAGCTG CATGTGGAGGGACAAGAGGCGACCTGCAGTCAGTCCTCTGACCCGATGCAAGCAACATGTAATGAGGAAGCAACCCGGGGAATGCCTGAAGAATCAATTTCAGAGAAGGTCCAGGTTGCTGATCATGATATTGAGATTACAATATCTGGTTCAACCGGAAGTGGGCATCCAGACCCAATCTTGCCTAACCTGGGATCAGTTTCGGTGATTCAGGGTAATATCGATCCAAGTAAACTTGGCAAATCTGATTATCAAAGCAAATTATCAGAGTCCGAAACACAATTCAGTGTGAAATCATTTGAGGCATCAACTGCAGAGGCAGAACTGGATATGCTTCTCGACTCATTTGGTGAGACCAAGATAAATGATTCATCTGGCTTCAGTTCTGTTAAAACTGTTTCAGTACAAGAAGCAGCTTTCATGGCTCCACTTCAACTTCCGAGAAAAGCCCCAGATTCATCGATACTCGCGACTGCTAACTTTGATGATGAGCTTGACGACTTGATAAATGAAACATCCATACAGATCAGACAAAGTGGTCCATCTCAAGCCCAGAAAGAAAGGGCTGTCCATGAATTTCGATCATCCCATTCCGGGGGAACAAAGTCCGAAGAACATGATGATTTTGATTCTTGGTTGGATACAATTTGA
- the LOC117618116 gene encoding E3 ubiquitin-protein ligase CIP8-like, translating into MASESLKVVGETYCKAWLQQAFEPENESLPCTKFSVDVKATVRRCLLQQPIDFNEDMSLFLEDDNWSVDENEDTVEPLANNPFDLANAISQTLSRLQVPSHAHQDMIDTIILPEAFKAAREHCGGPKVLRIAVRVDVYVAEKNYMEEEFGGTDVLEVEDDGSDQPAFVPASRAFIEKLERARVELSTMCSICMEDIVVGSEANRMPCSHFYHEGCIVEWLQKSRFCPLCRYSLPADHD; encoded by the coding sequence ATGGCCAGTGAGAGTTTGAAAGTGGTGGGCGAGACATATTGCAAGGCATGGCTGCAACAAGCTTTCGAACCCGAAAACGAGTCGTTGCCGTGCACCAAGTTCTCGGTGGATGTCAAGGCCACGGTTCGGCGGTGCCTGCTGCAGCAGCCCATTGATTTCAATGAAGATATGTCGTTGTTTTTGGAAGACGATAATTGGAGCGTGGATGAGAATGAAGACACAGTCGAACCCCTAGCGAACAACCCATTTGACTTGGCCAACGCCATATCCCAAACCCTTTCTCGGCTTCAAGTCCCGTCCCACGCTCACCAAGACATGATTGACACGATCATATTGCCCGAAGCTTTTAAGGCCGCAAGGGAGCATTGTGGGGGGCCCAAGGTTCTGCGTATCGCGGTGCGCGTCGATGTTTATGTTGCTGAGAAGAATTACATGGAGGAGGAGTTTGGGGGGACGGATGTTTTGGAGGTTGAGGATGACGGTAGTGATCAGCCTGCATTTGTGCCTGCGAGTAGGGCGTTCATTGAGAAGTTGGAGAGGGCTAGAGTCGAACTCTCGACAATGTGTTCGATTTGCATGGAGGATATTGTAGTTGGTTCCGAGGCGAATCGAATGCCGTGTTCACATTTTTACCATGAGGGTTGCATTGTGGAGTGGCTGCAGAAAAGTAGGTTTTGCCCATTGTGCCGGTATTCCCTGCCTGCTGATCATGATTGA
- the LOC117620098 gene encoding glutaredoxin-C9-like: MHQAIPYKSWAPIGTTTALPLIRRPNPTAVAAEDKIIQGTRNDHVMIKNMVSETAVIVFTRRGCCMGHVVQRLLLGHGVNPTVYEVGEGKEDEIAVAKELEMICGGSKSKVVVMFPAVFIGGDLFGGLESVIAAHISGELVPVLKQAGALWL; this comes from the coding sequence ATGCACCAAGCAATTCCATACAAGTCATGGGCACCAATTGGCACCACCACCGCACTACCACTGATCAGACGTCCAAATCCGACCGCTGTGGCGGCCGAAGACAAAATCATCCAAGGAACAAGGAATGATCATGTGATGATCAAGAACATGGTGTCTGAGACGGCGGTGATCGTGTTCACGAGACGCGGGTGCTGCATGGGACATGTAGTGCAGCGATTGCTTTTAGGCCACGGTGTCAACCCAACCGTGTACGAGGTTGGTGAGGGAAAGGAGGACGAGATTGCTGTTGCAAAGGAGTTGGAGATGATTTGTGGTGGTTCGAAATCAAAGGTGGTTGTTATGTTTCCTGCTGTGTTTATTGGTGGTGATTTGTTTGGGGGATTGGAAAGTGTTATTGCTGCTCATATATCTGGGGAATTGGTTCCCGTTTTGAAACAAGCCGGGGCCTTGTGGCTTTGA
- the LOC117619431 gene encoding myosin heavy chain, embryonic smooth muscle isoform-like isoform X1, with product MEYGYFQFQSSHQQALKSLEAQMIEHKKLLVQLEAEKRGLNACLDKTEAQNLDLGTELKQMEVDKMELRKRVLQLQKEKELNNKYFSQRMLVLQGEVDRNQQLWAEKVDLMKQLEQLGVDKQILEEDAEQSECWRRELEVELEASEIEKGDIVKELKEIHAEKKNLEGQIEKMEYYQKEIKKKLLDLQDEAEKKELQSKELNQKVLDLQSEAVENKNLKSDLEKKLAESEAEKKKLEAFRGEKEDLAKELQEIRAQMGYIVEDLGMIKAEMGDLERELWRSEADKTVLEEKMLELSSQVKIKEIENKDLNDKLFQLWREADQNKLRNDYLEKKFAHSERRTKELVGIEIEKKRLEKELEEIRSKTGDLVSERKHSETEKKELKQKVLELETEGRRNKTLLNDLEKKLEQSECQKKALKEELEMNKQYLDEEQQHTVKAFHRNEMQLDQMRNLKELLEKSEAQKQNLMKELQQTEAAKLGLKNALEGSEFQKKDLQEGLYKNLGQIIRKMVENSETQKEQIVQMIEQIKDGKLDADKALEESQRQKKVLKEVLAKSEAQKEHLEKELEKIEDEKIQLKEALEESELMKRQQVIVFGQKEQLVKAELNKKVLQLQNEADQSKELKKRLEQKLGQTEMHKILLEKALKDRDIQLQEMNQRFALEQKHNEEVVADLSKELKNQESSKKEITSINSEMEYLHYINKKSIEELVVADVAAAADDDDDDDWLKV from the exons ATGGAGTATG GATACTTTCAATTTCAATCAAGTCACCAGCAGGCCTTGAAATCGCTTGAAGCTCAGATGATTGAGCATAAGAAACTACTTGTGCAGTTGGAAGCTGAAAAGAGAGGGCTTAATGCATGTCTTGACAAGACTGAGGCTCAAAATTTAGATCTGGGGACGGAGCTTAAGCAGATGGAAGTTGATAAGATGGAGCTTAGAAAGAGAGTGCTTCAGTTGCAGAAGGAAAAGGAACTTAAtaacaaatatttttctcaGAGAATGCTTGTGCTGCAGGGTGAAGTTGATCGGAACCAACAGCTTTGGGCTGAAAAGGTGGATCTTATGAAGCAGCTTGAGCAGCTTGGGGTAGATAAGCAAATCCTTGAGGAAGATGCTGAGCAGAGTGAGTGTTGGAGGAGAGAGCTCGAGGTGGAGCTTGAGGCGAGTGAGATTGAAAAGGGAGATATTGTAAAAGAGCTTAAGGAGATTCAcgctgaaaagaaaaatcttgaGGGACAGATTGAGAAGATGGAATATTATCAGAAAGAGATTAAGAAGAAACTTCTTGATCTGCAGGATGAAGCTGAGAAGAAAGAGCTTCAGAGCAAAGAGCTTAATCAGAAAGTGCTTGACCTGCAGAGTGAAGctgttgaaaacaaaaaccttaAGAGTGATCTTGAGAAAAAGCTTGCGGAGAGTgaagctgaaaagaaaaagcttgaGGCTTTTCGGGGTGAAAAGGAAGATCTTGCGAAAGAGCTTCAGGAGATTCGGGCTCAAATGGGATATATTGTGGAAGACCTGGGGATGATTAAGGCTGAGATGGGAGATCTTGAGAGAGAGCTTTGGCGGAGTGAGGCTGATAAGACGGTGCTTGAGGAGAAAATGCTTGAGCTGAGTAGTCAAGTGAAGATTAAGGAGATTGAGAACAAAGACCTTAATGATAAATTGTTTCAGCTGTGGAGGGAAGCAGATCAAAACAAACTGCGTAAtgattatcttgagaaaaagTTTGCGCATAGTGAACGTCGGACGAAAGAGCTTGTTGGGATTGAGATTGAAAAGAAACGTCTCGAGAAAGAACTCGAGGAGATTCGATCTAAAACGGGAGATCTTGTGTCAGAGCGTAAGCATAGTGAGACTGAGAAGAAGGAGCTTAAGCAGAAAGTGCTTGAGCTGGAGACTGAAGGTCGTCGAAACAAAACGCTTTTGAATGATCTTGAGAAAAAGCTAGAGCAGAGTGAATGTCAGAAGAAAGCTCTCAAAGAGGAGCTGGAGATGAATAAGCAATACCTCGACGAAGAACAACAGCACACTGTAAAAGCTTTTCATCGGAATGAGATGCAGTTGGATCAAATG AGGAATCTTAAAGAATTGCTTGAGAAGAGTGAGGCTCAGAAGCAAAATCTTATGAAAGAGCTTCAGCAAACTGAAGCTGCAAAGTTAGGGCTTAAAAATGCTCTTGAGGGGAGTGAATTCCAGAAGAAGGACCTCCAGGAAGGCCTTTACAAAAATCTTGGGCAAATT atcAGGAAAATGGTTGAAAATAGTGAGACTCAGAAGGAACAGATTGTGCAAATGATTGAGCAGATTAAAGATGGAAAGCTAGATGCCGACAAAGCTCTCGAGGAGAGTCAACGCCAGAAGAAGGTGCTCAAGGAGGTGCTTGCAAAGAGTGAGGCTCAAAAGGAACATCTTGAGAAAGAGCTTGAGAAGATTGAAGATGAAAAGATACAGCTTAAGGAAGCTCTTGAGGAAAGTGAGCTGATGAAAAGACAACAAGTGATAGTTTTTGGCCAGAAGGAACAACTTGTGAAGGCAGAGCTTAACAAGAAAGTGCTTCAGCTGCAGAATGAAGCTGATCAAAGCAAGGAGCTTAAAAAACGGCTTGAGCAAAAGCTAGGGCAGACTGAAATGCACAAGATATTACTTGAGAAAGCTCTTAAGGATAGAGATATTCAACTGCAAGAAAtg aatCAGAGATTTGCTTTAGAGCAAAAGCATAATGAAGAAGTGGTGGCAGATTTGTCGAAAGAACTAAAG AATCAGGAGAGTTCGAAGAAAGAGATTACATCTATCAACAGTGAAATGGAGTATCTTCATTATATCAACAAGAAAAGCATAGAAGAGTTGGTTGTTGCTgatgttgctgctgctgctgatgatgatgatgatgatgattggCTTAAAGTTTAA
- the LOC117619431 gene encoding calponin homology domain-containing protein DDB_G0272472-like isoform X2: MEYGYFQFQSSHQQALKSLEAQMIEHKKLLVQLEAEKRGLNACLDKTEAQNLDLGTELKQMEVDKMELRKRVLQLQKEKELNNKYFSQRMLVLQGEVDRNQQLWAEKVDLMKQLEQLGVDKQILEEDAEQSECWRRELEVELEASEIEKGDIVKELKEIHAEKKNLEGQIEKMEYYQKEIKKKLLDLQDEAEKKELQSKELNQKVLDLQSEAVENKNLKSDLEKKLAESEAEKKKLEAFRGEKEDLAKELQEIRAQMGYIVEDLGMIKAEMGDLERELWRSEADKTVLEEKMLELSSQVKIKEIENKDLNDKLFQLWREADQNKLRNDYLEKKFAHSERRTKELVGIEIEKKRLEKELEEIRSKTGDLVSERKHSETEKKELKQKVLELETEGRRNKTLLNDLEKKLEQSECQKKALKEELEMNKQYLDEEQQHTVKAFHRNEMQLDQMIRKMVENSETQKEQIVQMIEQIKDGKLDADKALEESQRQKKVLKEVLAKSEAQKEHLEKELEKIEDEKIQLKEALEESELMKRQQVIVFGQKEQLVKAELNKKVLQLQNEADQSKELKKRLEQKLGQTEMHKILLEKALKDRDIQLQEMNQRFALEQKHNEEVVADLSKELKNQESSKKEITSINSEMEYLHYINKKSIEELVVADVAAAADDDDDDDWLKV; encoded by the exons ATGGAGTATG GATACTTTCAATTTCAATCAAGTCACCAGCAGGCCTTGAAATCGCTTGAAGCTCAGATGATTGAGCATAAGAAACTACTTGTGCAGTTGGAAGCTGAAAAGAGAGGGCTTAATGCATGTCTTGACAAGACTGAGGCTCAAAATTTAGATCTGGGGACGGAGCTTAAGCAGATGGAAGTTGATAAGATGGAGCTTAGAAAGAGAGTGCTTCAGTTGCAGAAGGAAAAGGAACTTAAtaacaaatatttttctcaGAGAATGCTTGTGCTGCAGGGTGAAGTTGATCGGAACCAACAGCTTTGGGCTGAAAAGGTGGATCTTATGAAGCAGCTTGAGCAGCTTGGGGTAGATAAGCAAATCCTTGAGGAAGATGCTGAGCAGAGTGAGTGTTGGAGGAGAGAGCTCGAGGTGGAGCTTGAGGCGAGTGAGATTGAAAAGGGAGATATTGTAAAAGAGCTTAAGGAGATTCAcgctgaaaagaaaaatcttgaGGGACAGATTGAGAAGATGGAATATTATCAGAAAGAGATTAAGAAGAAACTTCTTGATCTGCAGGATGAAGCTGAGAAGAAAGAGCTTCAGAGCAAAGAGCTTAATCAGAAAGTGCTTGACCTGCAGAGTGAAGctgttgaaaacaaaaaccttaAGAGTGATCTTGAGAAAAAGCTTGCGGAGAGTgaagctgaaaagaaaaagcttgaGGCTTTTCGGGGTGAAAAGGAAGATCTTGCGAAAGAGCTTCAGGAGATTCGGGCTCAAATGGGATATATTGTGGAAGACCTGGGGATGATTAAGGCTGAGATGGGAGATCTTGAGAGAGAGCTTTGGCGGAGTGAGGCTGATAAGACGGTGCTTGAGGAGAAAATGCTTGAGCTGAGTAGTCAAGTGAAGATTAAGGAGATTGAGAACAAAGACCTTAATGATAAATTGTTTCAGCTGTGGAGGGAAGCAGATCAAAACAAACTGCGTAAtgattatcttgagaaaaagTTTGCGCATAGTGAACGTCGGACGAAAGAGCTTGTTGGGATTGAGATTGAAAAGAAACGTCTCGAGAAAGAACTCGAGGAGATTCGATCTAAAACGGGAGATCTTGTGTCAGAGCGTAAGCATAGTGAGACTGAGAAGAAGGAGCTTAAGCAGAAAGTGCTTGAGCTGGAGACTGAAGGTCGTCGAAACAAAACGCTTTTGAATGATCTTGAGAAAAAGCTAGAGCAGAGTGAATGTCAGAAGAAAGCTCTCAAAGAGGAGCTGGAGATGAATAAGCAATACCTCGACGAAGAACAACAGCACACTGTAAAAGCTTTTCATCGGAATGAGATGCAGTTGGATCAAATG atcAGGAAAATGGTTGAAAATAGTGAGACTCAGAAGGAACAGATTGTGCAAATGATTGAGCAGATTAAAGATGGAAAGCTAGATGCCGACAAAGCTCTCGAGGAGAGTCAACGCCAGAAGAAGGTGCTCAAGGAGGTGCTTGCAAAGAGTGAGGCTCAAAAGGAACATCTTGAGAAAGAGCTTGAGAAGATTGAAGATGAAAAGATACAGCTTAAGGAAGCTCTTGAGGAAAGTGAGCTGATGAAAAGACAACAAGTGATAGTTTTTGGCCAGAAGGAACAACTTGTGAAGGCAGAGCTTAACAAGAAAGTGCTTCAGCTGCAGAATGAAGCTGATCAAAGCAAGGAGCTTAAAAAACGGCTTGAGCAAAAGCTAGGGCAGACTGAAATGCACAAGATATTACTTGAGAAAGCTCTTAAGGATAGAGATATTCAACTGCAAGAAAtg aatCAGAGATTTGCTTTAGAGCAAAAGCATAATGAAGAAGTGGTGGCAGATTTGTCGAAAGAACTAAAG AATCAGGAGAGTTCGAAGAAAGAGATTACATCTATCAACAGTGAAATGGAGTATCTTCATTATATCAACAAGAAAAGCATAGAAGAGTTGGTTGTTGCTgatgttgctgctgctgctgatgatgatgatgatgatgattggCTTAAAGTTTAA